Part of the Zea mays cultivar B73 chromosome 4, Zm-B73-REFERENCE-NAM-5.0, whole genome shotgun sequence genome is shown below.
TTAATCGGCTCCATCGAGGAGTGCCCTCGTCCTCCTGCATCTAGATATACCAGAGTTGTGCCACGTCTTCAAGATGGTATGAAGTCATCTAGACCTTCTCTTCCTCCATGATGCGCTGCTGATGGAAGTAGGATTCGCAACGATTGACGAAGAGCAAGGGATCGATCATGCCGTCGAAGCGAGAAAGTCGATCTTTTGGAACTTGGGTGGCCGATCGTGGTGGTGCTGGCCATCAGGAACGCCGCCCCCGCTCGCCCCTGATGACTTCTCCTTGTCGCATTTCAGCACGGTGACTTTGGACTACAGCGTGGCAATGAAGCCGTTGAGTTGCTCAATCATCTTGGCGAGGTCGGTATTGGATGGTTCAGCCATGGGTGAACTGGAGGATGCGACTGAAGGTGGGGAGGGTGGTGGGCTTTGTGGTGGCACGGTAGGGCTGAGTGGAGCGCTAGCGGCGGACTCGACATCGGCGGAGGTGGATGAGTAGGATCGGTGTGACCatgataccaggttgtcaagggcCTTAGTGTCTAGGGTAGGTGGCCCTCGGCTACGAAGATCATAGCCGCGGTCCGTCGTCTTCTCTAGCGAGGTTATGCCACTCTGTCGCCGGCTTAGTTTAGAGAGAGATTTGGATAATgaactttcttgattccaactcaggtCTTGTTACAGGAATATATAGGCCCCTAAGCCTAACCGCATGGAGCTAACTGCTCCCTAATTCTAGGCATGCAGACAACCCTTAATTCTAGGCATGTAAACAAACTTATCTAGTTTCTATCCTTAATTCTAGGCATGCAAACAAACTTGTCTAGTTTCTATCCTATCCACTAGAGCTGGTGGTTGTTGCCTCCTGGGCGCGCTCACGCGCACGCCGCACATCTCGGGCACGCCGTTGCCTGACGTAGGGTCGGTCGTACATGACACTTCAAGGGTATGGCCTTTAACCAAACCTGGTCTTCTACTATAGATCTATTGCTTTGTTATAAGAGACCTAATTTAATTCCCTACATGTTAGCTAGTACAAAGGTCCAAACATGGCTAAAGTTTACTGAAATTCAGAACTTAGCCAATTAGCTTAGTCTGAAACCTAGAAGTTAATAGCCCACTTTTGAGCAAGCTTTACACTCAGTTCTATATAGTTTTTGGGTCaggtcacttaatcaaacttgtactCCTATAACAACTCTACATTTTTGTTATAATGGCCATAAGCTATAACTCAATGGATAGAGCAGCAGAGAGCTCCAAACCTGCACCAAAACACACAAATTCAGACTCTCAATttgcactaagtctgaaatcctAAAACCTGACATCCCTACTTTAAACCACTTTTTCACCTAGTTTCATATAGTTTTCGGGCTATCACACTTAATAAAGATGGTTCTCCTATAGTTACTTTACAGGTTTGGTATAGCAACATTTAACCGAAAGTCCTTAGTTTAAAAGTTACAAGGGTCCAAAAATAGCTAAATCCAATTGTTCTGTGTTGAATCCAAATTGACCCAAATCTAAACTTTTGCAAATTACTCCAAATTTCTTCACACAACATGGAAATCTCAAAATATAAAATTTGTTCACCTTTCCAAGCTCTACATCTTATGTATATGGAATTTTAGCTAATTCTCTCTAGATTTTGTATTTCCTTTTTAGGACTAGTTCAGGGTTTCTACTTGACTATTGTTTCTCCAAACCACCTCTCAACTTTGATCCACTTCTAAAAGCAAAGTTGTTACTTAACCTAAGATCTAACTTTGGTTTTCAGAACTTATGGCCAAAATATCCTTGGTTCAAAAGTTGCTTTGTTTACTCACCAATCACCATTTCACCTTTGGGCTCGATTTAGTGTCTTGAAGTTGATCCAACACCTCAATTGTTTCTCCCACTCGATTTACACATCAAGTCAAGGTCACTCTAGATTCTAAGACTTGTCTTTAGCACTTAAAACTCCGAGTCAACCTATCACTTGCTTTAAAGATGATGTACTCCCACTTAACTTAAGTTAGGTTCTCAAGCTAAGTCATGTACTCAAATACACAACCATCACATTTTTGAAAAAATTGACCtaatgaatgcactctaggtgtaacaagcaaGTTAATGCAAATACTTACGATGACATGTCAGGGTTTTAGttatcgtaacaccaggggtgttacactgcAGAGCCTAGATCTCACctctcgggagggaccccgtcggggaggaaagATCTTAGGGTTGTCTTGTTGTCAACAGACTATCTAAGACGCCTCTGAATGACGTCGAGCCAATGAAAGGTAAAGATTAAGTTGGAAAACTACAACTAAGACTAAATTACTCCTATTCCTAGTGCATAAGGTAGATTTGAGTAGATCAATTGTTGTGTATTCTTAATCGACCATACCACCTTCATATATATGAGGGAGGTCTGGACTCGTTCATAGGCGAGATCCAACAATTTCCCACGGGGTTGTTAGGATAACCACACACAGGATTCTAGCCTGAATTAATCTAATCGAGGACCGTCCGACCATCGAGGTGTCAATTCTGGTGCTCAACACTCGTTTAGTCCTTGTTtgtataattagttttataattaaattATATTAAATATTTATAATATGTCTTATCTTTTAGTATTCATTTggataattagttttataatcaaaCTTTATTTAATATCCGTAATTATAATTGAAATATTTGAAATTGGCGTAACCAAACACAGAACCACAAAGGTTTCATCCCTCTAGCCCCTTCAGGCTATGTCCGTTCTACCATAATTCATATTAATTGAAGATAATTGAAGGAATTTTAATTTCTAGTAGGTTAAAATCTCTTTGAATCCATATATAACGCCTTCAATTCAATAGGCCCGCGATtgtcctgcctgcctgcctggtcCCGCTGTCTCCACGTGAGTGGAGTTTGGCCCCACCGAACGGCGTCCGGTCGCGCAGTAACGAAGGAGGAAAAGGAAATTGAAGTGGACGAACGGCTTCGGCTTGGCGTGTAGTAGGCCCCTTGAACGAACGGCGCGAGCCGGGACCACCACCAGCATCTGCGGCAGAGAGGGTCGCGTTGGTTCGACGCAAACGAACCCCGGTGCTCCCTTGCGGCCGGCTATTTTACCGCACCAGCTCTCCCCACAAATCAGATCAGATCACACCACAGCCGCGGATAGAGAAGGAAAAATTTCCCCAAACCCTAGCTTCGGATCTCGATGGCGAACCCCCACGTCTTCTTCGACATGACCGTCGGCGGTGCCCCAGCCGGCCGGATCGTGATGGAGCTGTACGCCAACGAGGTGCCCAAGACCGCGGAGAACTTCCGCGCGCTGTGCACGGGCGAGAAGGGCGTGGGCAAGTCCGGGAAGCCGCTCCACTACAAGGGCTCTACCTTCCACCGCGTCATCCCCCAGTTCATGTGCCAGGGCGGCGACTTCACCCGCGGCAACGGCACCGGCGGCGAGTCCATCTACGGCGAGAAGTTCCCCGACGAGAAGTTCGTCCGCAAGCACACCGGCCCCGGGGTGCTCTCCATGGCCAACGCCGGCCCCAACACCAACGGCTCTCAATTCTTCATCTGCACCGTGGAGACCCCCTGGCTGGATGGCAAGCACGTCGTCTTCGGCCAGGTCGTCGAGGGCATGGAGGTCGTCAAGGCCATCGAGAAGGTGGGCTCCCGCAGCGGCGCCACCTCCAAGGAGGTGAAGGTCGCTGACTGTGGCCAGCTCTAGATCTCTGGTCTGTCCGGCTGCCCTCCCTCCGTCATCGTCGACTCCGCCTGCGTCCGTCCCTTTTCATTTCCTTCGATCTGAATAAGATGATGGCGATCTGAGTGGTGGTCTTAGTTGAGTCTTCAAGTCGTTTGTGTCTGTGTCCCTCGCGGTTTTAATTTAGCGGTTTAGGTGTGGATCTGTGAATCCCGTGGCGCCTCTGCTTAATCCTTGTTTCAGCTGTTATGTTATGGGATCCATGATAATGCTATAAAACTGAAATTCCGTTTCGTGCTTCTTTACTTGTACCACCTTTAATGTGAACTGCCAAGCATGGATCAGCTCTTGGTGTACTTGTTAATGATTTCAGCATTCTTTTATACTCAGAGAACTGTGATGATTTATaactaaaatttgtttttctgATGAAACAACTCTTATATTCGGATAAGAATTGTGATGATTTGTAACCAAAATTCTTTCCTGATGGTACCACTGTATGTATGATTTATAACCGGTCACTATTGACGAGAGATTGGTAAACATGGCAATATGCTGATTGGTGAGACATGGCAATATGCTGATGCTGAAGGAGAGGTGTCAATATCTTTTGCATATAAAGGTTAACAAAGAGCATATTCCGAACTCTGTGCCAGATGCTTCAAGCTACCAGCTTTTTGGCTTCAAGCTATTTCCACTATGTCTCCATCCACCCTACTTGCATATAAGATCTTAGGCTCGTTAGATTTGAGGGACTAAAGGCCTTTCTACTATGTCTCCATCCACCCTAattatatatctctactacttattaataaGGTAAGAGTAGTCTGTTACCTTGTTTTGCCAACTGGCCAATACACGCACTCCCTCCCTCGACGCACACGATCCCCACGCTGCCCTCCCTTGGCTCCTACGGAATCAAGCATCAAATCCCCGCCGCGGCGCCAACCTCCCTCGTGCAAACCGTAGGGTCTGGCGGTGCCTACGGTCCCTGGACTTTAGAGGACTCCGACATGCGCGAGGTCCTGTTGTATCAGTTGGGGCTGGCGACAGCGGGTGCGACCTCCACGTTGTTCCTACCAGAGGGAAACCCCACCGGCGCCCCCCGACCTCTATGCACTGTGGGCAAGGCGGTCGGGGTGCTCGTCTCCATTGGCACCTATCTTGTCACCGCTCGCCTACTGGACGAGGGCCTCCTGCAGCACGTGCTGGACCACCCCACCGCGCTGTGGTTCGTTGGCCCCATGTTCATCGCGCTCAAGCAAGAGAGGCAAAGGGGGTGTCCATTGGCGAGGCCGTGCCCCTCATCCTCCCTGCCTTGACAGGCGCTCCGAGTCGTCGCTGAGGCTGACCGAGCCATCGCCATCGCCCTGCAAAAGACGTGGAGGAGGAAGGTCCTACAGAATACACAGAGGTCGACGACGAGGGTGGCAAGCGGGTAGCGGAGGACGCCTCTCACGTGGTCGGCCACGGACACGGCATGCCTTGGAAGCTCCTCGATGCGGTGCGTGAGACAAGGCTCGTCTTCTTCCGTGCACCCATGGAGGACAAGCCCCAGTTCACCTACGACCCGGCCAGAGATGCCATCTCGGAATGGTACTTTTAACCTTGTGTTGCTACAAAGGATGGAGGTTCTAATGGAAGATTACAAGGTCGTATTGAAGTTGTTCTcaagttcttcctctctaccacgtcgttttgttgtggtgtgtagggagtggagaactcgtgcttgatgccttcctcctcaagttattcttcaacttgtagattcttgaactcagacccattatcgcttcttatcttcttcacctttagctcaaatttattttgagctcttcttaagaagcgctttagggttcctAGGGTTTCGAATTTGtcctgcaagaagaacacccaagtgaagcgggaaaaatcatcaactataacaagac
Proteins encoded:
- the LOC103653580 gene encoding peptidyl-prolyl cis-trans isomerase-like, which produces MANPHVFFDMTVGGAPAGRIVMELYANEVPKTAENFRALCTGEKGVGKSGKPLHYKGSTFHRVIPQFMCQGGDFTRGNGTGGESIYGEKFPDEKFVRKHTGPGVLSMANAGPNTNGSQFFICTVETPWLDGKHVVFGQVVEGMEVVKAIEKVGSRSGATSKEVKVADCGQL